The following nucleotide sequence is from Planctomycetota bacterium.
CGAGCAGTGCGAGTTGTTCACGCAAGCTCCGCGTAGCTGCGACCTCCGTGATGATCGAACCACGCACCAATTCGATGGCGGCGTAGAAGCACGCCGTACCAGCAATGACAACCGAGCCCGCTGTGAATACCCGGGCAATGCCGGGATGGTCCAGTCCGGCAAGCACGTCGATTTCGTGCTCGAAGGTAGCCTGATCCTGGTGCGGACCCGATGGGACCAGCTTCAACGCGACCTCGCGGACTGGCCAGCGTTGCGTGGCACGGTACACGACGCCGTACGAACCAGACCCCAGCTGCTCTTCGAGCGTGAATCCCGCGATCGTGTCGCCGGGGCGGATCGCCGGGAGCACCGCGTCGGGACTGTCCCCGGGCGCGGTGTCGGCGTGCCACGTGATCAGCCGCCGTGCGAGTTCCGCAGCGTCATCGCCAAGTCCATGGAGGCGTCGCTGCAGATCTTCGGCCCCTGTGCTCCTGCCAGCAGCGTCGTCGAAGAGCGCTCGGACCTTCCGCCATTCTTCATTCGTCAATGACACAGCTTGCTCCGGAGCCATGCGCGCCCGAACATCCAGTGTCGCTTTACGCTGCGTTCCGAGATTCCCGTAGCCGCGGCGATGCCGGACGTCCCCAGGCCCGCGAAGATCCGAAGCTCCACGATCGTCGCGAGTTGTCGGTCCTGCTTATCGAGCGTGTCGAGCGCCTCATCGAGCGCGATGAGATCGATGGCGGCCAGGCCACTCGCCGGCAATTCATCCCCGGCCCGTGCCCGCGTCCGCTTGCGATCTCGCTTCTGCGCGGATCGCTTGTGGGCATGGTTCACGAGCAGCCGACGCATCGTTCGCGTCGCCAGCGCAAAGAAGTGCTCGTCAGATTGGACGTTATGCATGGCCGCGATCGCCATGTACGCCTCGTGTACGAGAGCCGTTGGCTGCAGTGTGTGGTCCGGCGATTCGGTGCGCAGCATGCGGCTTGCAAGCTTTCGCAATTCATCGTAATGCAACTCGACGAATCGATCAATGGTGTTTTCCGCAATGCGGCCTTCGTCTTCCGTGGAGCTGCCGGTCGCCATTCGTCTCCCCGTCCGTGATTCGCGCCGCCGCCGACCAAAAAACCGGTCCTTCGTGGCCCCGCTCGGCGCGGTTCCTGCTTGTGTATCCAATGCGATGGCGCCGGGATGCGACGTTCGCCAATGGATCCAAAGCAATGTCCTGCCGGCATCACATCGCAGCGTGGAGTTTATCGATCGGACCAAGCACACGAGGAGATGCCCATGCATGCGAACGTTCTCACCGCGTCGACACTGGCCGCTTGCGTTACCGCGACGGCGTGGTCCCAGGGCGGCTGGACGCCGC
It contains:
- a CDS encoding ECF-type sigma factor, with amino-acid sequence MATGSSTEDEGRIAENTIDRFVELHYDELRKLASRMLRTESPDHTLQPTALVHEAYMAIAAMHNVQSDEHFFALATRTMRRLLVNHAHKRSAQKRDRKRTRARAGDELPASGLAAIDLIALDEALDTLDKQDRQLATIVELRIFAGLGTSGIAAATGISERSVKRHWMFGRAWLRSKLCH